Below is a window of Watersipora subatra chromosome 11, tzWatSuba1.1, whole genome shotgun sequence DNA.
TCCATGAATACTAATCATGTTTCAATTCATTTCAGCCTGTGGACCTTGTTGTGCGTCTGACGTTCAATTAGCTGCATGGCAAGAATATCACTGCTAGTTTCACAAGTCAATAAtggtgttttattattttacatttgtcactGGTTTTGCTAGAGATAGATGTACTTGCTACAAGAAATCAATGCGTGCAGTTTGTGTAAAATTGATTAACTGTAAGCTTGCAATGTCCAGACATGTTTTTGCTGATCAAATCTACAATAGACCCAGTCGTCCCATGGTGATATTGCAAGATTGATTTGGTTTTTGTATCTATTCTATCAATAACCTCAAAAGTCCTTGTAGATTCTTTTTAGCAATGAATTATTCCTCAAAAACCAGAGGAAACTGTTAAAAACCATTCACACTGTCGTAGACTCACTATATTGCCAGGTATCTAGGAAATATGGCAGCTCATGACccgaaaaaaatatataacatgaatatataGATATTACACATGTTGTGATGACTTGCTATCAATAGACTGCAAATGATATTGAAGCATTTCtctgtttaaaggttgacttgcaacaaaattcacattacggttatttggtatcaaaagattcaccatgtcttactatgttgtgttgtaggtgccaaatgtgtggaaagaTTTGCTTTCCAAACATTTCTTCGATGTGATAGTGTACAATCTGGTGTAATAGTTTAATAATTTGCGATTTCAATGTGACAGCATAGTCATCAGTTTTGTATGAATGCAAGTATCATACTACAATCATATTATTCTCAAAACCAAACGAAATCATTTAGCAATGAGGTCATCCTTCCGACTTGTAATCAAACATCGTGCGAGTtgaattggaaaattaaaatcaattgCTTATGAAGGGGGCAAAATAGACGGGTTtgctattaaatatttacctgCCATTTGTGTCATGCCAACTAAGTTATTCTCATTTTGAAAGAGCCGATAAATTGCTATAACAAAATGGATTTCAAGTAAGAAGCGCAACTGACAGCGATTGAAATTTAAACAATAATTCAATCATGTTTCTATTTAATCTGACATTTAAGGAGCTAAATAACAATTGAGACaattaaaataattagaaaaaatTCACAACAAATTAATTATCTTTAGAATAGTCAAACTTTCATTTACAATTACCTCAACATAAGAATGTTCCAACGGGCGACGTAAAGTTTTAGCAAATAGTTGATCCTAAGGCTAGTGTAACCTAACATGCGATGTCCTAACTCTTTCAAAACATTGTAGTTACATCAGCAGAAGAGAATAGGCtgctgaaaataaaaataaaaactataataatgtttatacaGGCTATGTTAGTTTGAACTAGTGTTTCCCTCTTCATTTTGCTGCCTTTTCCCTTTCTCGCCTTTTTTTCTGTGATATTGCAAGTTTTCGTCATGGCCGAACCCCCTAAGACTGACGAGAGCAATcttgtttaaaatgaaacaaaaaaggtacaaaacataatgaaaaATAGACATATTtagaatatatgaaaacaatatgttatcGGAAGGTCACAGTAAGAGTCTCATGTTTTTACACAGCAGCAACATATAAAACAGCAACTTTCTCTATGATCGTTAGCTTTTTGCTGCCTCTTTAATATTATTTGATTGAGACTTGATTCCTTGTCGTTAAGTGAAATACACAGATCATTCTCAGCATTGACGGCGTTATGgtatttatttttgatgtatAGAAGAGATGAAAATCTGTATTTACATAGCCAAGTATTTTCAAGGTTTTTAGCAAGATTTGCTATGAGCAACAATGTTGTTAATGAGAATTTTGGTTATCCAACAGATGGGTCCGGTTTATTTCGCACACTGctgtttttgaaaacttttgctTTCTTTGTGGCCCTGTTCTCTAACAAAGATGAATCAAAAAGGTGATGGCTCCACAGAGTTGTAGCGCACTATGTCTCTTTATTCCTGTAGACTTTTGGATCAGCAGGATCATAAGGCTTTGAGCTAGTATCTGAATTTTCATCTTCTGTTCTCTCAGTGCTGCTATCACCATCAGGTGTTTGTTTATACTGCAGTGCACCCACTTTTCTTCTTTCATTCACCTCGTGTTGCAGCTGAGCCAGTCTTGCATCTAAAATATTGAATCATTTGATTGCTTGCTGTGGTCTTACGCCAGGGTAGACATTGCAGAAGGGTTCTACAATAGCGAGCAGATTTGCGTCTATTTACACAAATGTCCGGATTAACAGGGTGGTGAATAACAACACATGCCAACAGCTATTCAACAGCTAATTAAACTGTATTGAATTACAAGTAGCACCCACAGAACTTCAGCAAACCTCTTTAACAAATACatcaaaatgtttatttttgcaGCAGATCCAAACAGTGTTTTTGGTACCAATTCAACATCTTCTTAAAAAAGCGTAACAGCATTTCTCTTAAATAATTCTTTAATTAAGATTTGTTCGCTGTATTTTTTCTTGGCACGCATTTGCAAATTGGTCACAATGCTTCAAACCTCTCAACTGTTTTTTAGCAATTAGAGTTTTTGACAACTTCTTGCAATacttgttgtattatgggatttgttataCTCAGGCTagattggtgtctgagctcaaggcagtacaggtggtcttggtaattacggtgagtgcataaagctggataaagctagtgaataaagctagtgggtaaagcctGTAGATTAGGTAGTATGAGGCAGCATGgagaggatataaggaagtgtaatgaAACATGGAcgctcttcttcatcttcacatcaatacatgtaagtgttcACATACAACAATACTCAAATATGTTTTTCAATCTGCACTAACAATATGTACATTTATTGTATGCTCgagaatttttttttgcaaattttggcAGCCATTACAAAGGACTGCGATTAAAcgataaacaattttttttataactatTTATTATCAAATTgtattttcattgtttgctGAATGTGCAAGAACAAATTCATTCTTCTAAAATATGTCACAAATATCTTATTTCTTATCTTAACAAAATATCTAAAATCCTTAAAAATCTTTAAAGGCTTCAAACCACATTTTGTCATTGTGAAAGAGTTTTTAAAGACTGTCAAAAAATGGTTTTTGCTGCTAATAACCGCAAAAATTCATCTCAAAAACATTATAcatgttataaatattataaatcaaTACTTCATAGTTATTGCAGATGTTGTTGATTCAAAACATCATCAAGAGTTTTCAACTTCTAAGAGTTCAGGGAAATATAATTGCCTAATAATGGTGATGATCGGATGATAGGAAAACCACAGATAAAATCAGAGAACCACCcataaaatctttaattttcaaccctttcccttatagcgttttattagaggtgacgttcaaatagagggtatTTTTCGACCAACTCATCAGAATTGTGGGAatataaatttaacccttttacgggcgaaACGACATTAATGCATTcagtttcaaaatttttgttaCATTGTTCATTATATAAGTCGAAGTATCAGACtgagttaaacaagaaactactttgattataaaatgttaGCGGGATAcagctattaattattttgatggtgtcaaagttttaaaaagaaacATGACATGAGATTTTTAAACAGACATGagatttttaagttttaaagactttttaatgttttaaatttagaatACGCCATAGCAATGGCTGCAATTACATCATACGGTGTTCCTCAGGAGTATTCTCATCATGCAATTATCTGCACCAACACCCTCTCtttcaatataaaaaaactGTTAGCGCGTAGTTGATATATAACAGAATGAGGCATGGCATTTGAATTTTCGTAAAGGTGCTTGGAGGCAGTTAAGAGGCCAATTATCTTGCAAACATACACTCGGAGCTCTGCTGAAATGTGCCAGTTCTCGAAGGATTAAATATGCTAGGTGTGTCCTGGGGAGGATGGTTGATCATTGGAGGGATATTGAAGACTCCTCTCATATATGCTGTTCGAAGGACTTTGGCATAAACAAGGGAGATAATATTTGACGTAGTCCAGTAAAGGGCGAGAGCCTAGGATAATCAAATAGATGAATGGTAACAATCTAACAAACGGGGTTTCAATTTGGTGAAGGAGTTCAGCGCTCTCAGCGTTTTAAGTAgtttaatttgtattttataaGTAAAAAAAAGCTTCACACATAAATCTAAGAGACAATTCCATTAAATAAAGCAAACGTATCCTTAGATGAACTTCGACAAGCCTGGAAAAGAAGCAGATTATATACTGAACAGGAGAATCTTCAAAACCTAGTTAATTGCAAGATGAACCTTTTGAATAATTGGAACACACGATAACCTCATGTGAATTATCAGAATGCGGGATTGGAGCATCATATAAATGACTGCTTGTTAGCATTGCACTGAATATGATGTCTGCTTGTATCACAGCTCATTTTCAAAAATTGGTGATGTACTATGGGGTTAGAATAAAAATGGCTCATTTATGAAAATATGCAAACCCATGAACATTGGAACTGAATATTGGtgtaaaatttgagataaaaacAGAACTAACTTATTCATCTGAAGCATGTGCTCAATCCCAATTCTGTTTAACCAATAGGCTATTGGTTGACATGCATATATATCAACTAGAGATATGCATTATGATGACCCAAAACTATCAAACTTACTGCCGGTTGGAATATGGTGAATGCAAAGATCCCTGCAGGCATCAAGTTTATGAAGACCTTCATTGCAGGAGGCATATTTTGCGTCGAAGCACCCTCTGCACCAGACTACCAAAAGGATAAACATAACTATATTCATTAGCTAGTATAACACATACTTAGGAGAATTTGTCTGCTCTTGCTTTAGTATTATCCATGTAGATGAATTGAGCTGTTCTTTTTGTTGCTATTAACCACGAGGAGAACCGAATTAGCAATGACATTGGTATCAAGGGTGGCTGACTGTTTGTTAGCAAAATAAGCACCCTGAAGTTCTGCCAGTGCAATGTGAAAGCAGATAAGAGTCAGCAATACACACATCGCTGCCACAACTGTAAATTTTGCCAAAGGTTTTAATCACTCGGTTTATCAAGGACTAATTTTCAGTACAGATTTACATTCAGAACCAGCGTTCAATCCCGCTGCGTATTTAACCATTACAAGGTTTCAGCTTGCAGTTTGTACGAGATTGTTTACAATGCAGAGGCAATCCCTTCTCCACACCCATCACCAAATAAAACAGTCATTCCTAATCTCAAAAGTAGCGTAAGAAGCATCAGATTCGAAAATCACATGGTTTCTAACTGTTTTAATGATGACCCAAGTATTAATTAGCATCAAGTAGTCGTGATCAAGCAATTTTTAAGCAACTGTTCTCGTAATTCTAAATACAAGTTGATCATTTTTATGGATTTCCAACtgcttttgtttatatttagaTATTATTTTCCTtctataaaaattattcaaacaTTAAAATTGGCACAGTGGCAATTTAGTAAAGAAATAAAATGTAGTTTATCTTTAATTTAACCAGTAAGTGAACAAATCAAAATCAATGCTTAAATAACTTTTTGTGGAATGTGTAAGAAAAGTTTTGTGCTCAAGATAGTACAGCAGCAATTGGTTTTATTCTGGACAAACAATTCAATGCATTTGAATTGCTATTGTTGAAATTAATTTGGACATTTAATTGCTgcagttatattttaatatttgaagGTCAAATCGATTGTCTTTGAATTTCATGGCTTTGAAAGCAGCAGCATATATACACTTCTCTGTTTTCCATATAAATCTTCTTCTAAGGTTTCCATATAAAAGGTGAAATAAAAGTTTGGTACAAACTAAATGGATATTTTTTCTCTCCTGTtgcattcattcattcatggAGTAGCCTTGGAGACAGATCAGCTGCATGGTATACTGGTTTACGGTAAAGACATAGCAGTAGGTGGAAAAAAGAAGCTAGACATACGCGAGTAACAGCAGCCACAGTGAGGGCAGAGACAAGAGGTAAGATGAGGTACGGATCAGTAGCTGTCAGGTCTGTGAACCATAGAGCTCCACCGGTTTTGAAGCTCTCCACTGGCAGACTGGTTATCCCACGCAAACCCGAGAAGACTGATATGAAAACTGGTGCCTGTTAAAACCGTATCAACAACAATGCAGCAGACACAGTAACACCAACAGGCTAATACAGTCAATTAGTACCAAAGACACTGACCTCATGCGGAGAGCTAAAAATTATTATTCGTCGTATAAAGCTACCAGCATGTTATTGATAAATAGTGAACACACTTTCTTGTCATTTCTACAATTATAAATGAGCCTGCACACGAGGTGGATCAATCATAGTTACCTAATAGAAATTACAGAACCTCAAGAGTTATCTTCCCatgttacaatatatatacatatatattgttcaacatatatatatatatatatatatatatatatatattgttcaatatatatatattatatacatatcttCCCTGTATATAGCTGATGCTAAGATGTTTGTGAATGTTTAAACCGGACCTCTTAGTTtggtaaaaaatgtttgttaaaaatacaataacgattaataagattttttttatttggaaACAGCTGAATATCTTCCCTGAACAAACACTAATAAAATTTTCAGGCTATGATGAATAGCTGCTTTAGCAATGTGGCACTTGTTCTCTATGTAACAGTAATAAAACATTTAGAAAGGCTTACATCTTATAAACGTTATATTTCCTTACACGATCAAGCAAAACCTTATAATTCAACATCCATAGTTATAAACTTTGTATTGTGTTTTTCATGggaaataaaatatacttttcaAACTCAAGTGTATTATACACTTGAGTTTATTATAGAGCGTGTTAGTCATAGTATTCAAGTAGTCGTCTTCTAATTGAGAAAAGGAGACAACTTCATATTGCTGAAGTTAAACACGCTGAGATATGCATAGTTGTATCTCCTTAAACCTACATGACACCTCATCACTTTTATCCACTTCAAGACAGAAAGTTGGTTATACGATGCTGGCAACCAATATCTTAAAACATCGTCATCCAATCAAAACTCTGTGAAACCTGCCAAATATAGCAGGCTCCTTGGTCCTTCGTTGAAAAACCTTAGATCAGAAACTGACATGTGTTGAAAATAAACTTGATCGAAACTTGTCACAAGAGTTTCTGGTTGCATGATGATGAAGAGTACCGGCGAAGTTGGCCTCTTGTTAATAAATTGTTGTGAAGCAGATTATCTGTATCCATAATCCTAAACTAAACTTTTATGGTTAACTGCTCACTTTTATGGTTAACCGCTAACGTTTATGGTTAACGGCTCACTTTTATGGTTACCCCGAAGCAATGATAATGCACACGCGAATATGAAGATAACCATCAAGTTAAAATGATGAAACAATTGCACAAgagatttaaaatataatttctaAAGCGGGTGACATCACACCTTCATAAAATAATGCCTCTTAAACTATAGCCACTCGGTAAAACTGAAATGAACACATAGCAATAGAGTACATAAACTTCCATCCTTCGTTTTATCGTGACgtaattttatcgttgtcggccatctttatagacaattttatcgttaaaaacacgaagcttttgcaataaatgtttgaaaacgatgcttttgtttgcaatttttttattatagtatcaaaacaacaccaaaaagtactattaaataaaagaaaaacgatcgttttctacaaatatggcggctttttcgtgaacaagggcatgtgcaaacggcttgatgatgTAAAAACAACACGATGGATTATAGCTGATGTTTTGAGTCTACAATTGGTTGAATCACATTAGTTACCTCCTTTTACAATCGCATATTTCAAGCAAGCTGGACTGAGAATAGTTCTAGAACTGTGGTTTCTCTTAATTCAGCACATTTTTAATTCTGTCCCATAACCAAATATGTAGACTTTGTCAGTGATACACCTTCCAAAGTTCTTACAACAGTGTCATGCTTTTTAACGACGATCTCATCAACAATATATGTAGTATTATTTGTAATGCTACTACAATAGAACTTACAG
It encodes the following:
- the LOC137408450 gene encoding mitochondrial inner membrane protein OXA1L-like isoform X1, with the translated sequence MRSGVQAVMRCARCHRNLLTMHSGRQLFRSPLPLQYSFNSHGNGSHRATNHRMLSTEPGASSNSATDSLGSGFLPPPPDPPLYTEQLTALGEPTLSSLGLGGYWPPGLVQSLLESIHTTFDIPWFASIIALTLAIRCLTLPITVMQLKNAARMNNHMPTLMKLQTQVAEAHRSKDIGKLEKYSKESSDYMKRNDVNPLKMVFRPLIAAPVFISVFSGLRGITSLPVESFKTGGALWFTDLTATDPYLILPLVSALTVAAVTRSGAEGASTQNMPPAMKVFINLMPAGIFAFTIFQPAALALYWTTSNIISLVYAKVLRTAYMRGVFNIPPMINHPPQDTPSIFNPSRTGTFQQSSEYARLAQLQHEVNERRKVGALQYKQTPDGDSSTERTEDENSDTSSKPYDPADPKVYRNKET
- the LOC137408450 gene encoding mitochondrial inner membrane protein OXA1L-like isoform X2 yields the protein MRSGVQAVMRCARCHRNLLTMHSGRQLFRSPLPLQYSFNSHGNGSHRATNHRMLSTEPGASSNSATDSLGSGFLPPPPDPPLYTEQLTALGEPTLSSLGLGGYWPPGLVQSLLESIHTTFDIPWFASIIALTLAIRCLTLPITVMQLKNAARMNNHMPTLMKLQTQVAEAHRSKDIGKLEKYSKESSDYMKRNDVNPLKMVFRPLIAAPVFISVFSGLRGITSLPVESFKTGGALWFTDLTATDPYLILPLVSALTVAAVTRSGAEGASTQNMPPAMKVFINLMPAGIFAFTIFQPAALALYWTTSNIISLVYAKVLRTAYMRGVFNIPPMINHPPQDTPSIFNPSRTGTFQQSSELAQLQHEVNERRKVGALQYKQTPDGDSSTERTEDENSDTSSKPYDPADPKVYRNKET